The Bordetella sp. FB-8 genome includes a window with the following:
- a CDS encoding SDR family NAD(P)-dependent oxidoreductase, with product MNHYDFENRTAIVTGGAQGIGLAITEALLQGGARVALWDVSQRDLDAAVARLGADRVLGVRTDVADPDSVHEAAARTKREFGGFDIAVNSAGVAGMNATAADYPEDEWRRVIDINLNGTFYVCKAVLPEMIARNYGRIVNIASIAGKEGNPNASAYSASKAGVIGLTKSIGKETANHNISVNAITPAAARTRIFDQITQEHIDYMLSKIPRNRFVRTDEIAAMVAWLVSEANSFTTGAVFDLSGGRATY from the coding sequence ATGAACCACTACGACTTTGAAAATCGCACCGCCATCGTAACCGGCGGCGCGCAAGGCATCGGCTTGGCTATTACCGAAGCGCTGCTGCAAGGCGGTGCCCGTGTCGCACTGTGGGATGTCAGCCAGCGAGACCTGGATGCCGCTGTCGCACGCCTGGGCGCCGATCGCGTGCTGGGGGTCCGTACCGACGTGGCCGACCCCGATAGCGTGCACGAGGCGGCCGCCCGCACCAAACGCGAATTCGGCGGATTTGACATTGCCGTCAACAGCGCCGGGGTGGCCGGCATGAACGCCACCGCGGCCGACTACCCTGAGGATGAGTGGCGCCGGGTGATCGACATAAATCTCAACGGCACTTTCTACGTCTGCAAGGCCGTGCTGCCGGAAATGATCGCCCGCAATTATGGACGCATCGTCAACATCGCCTCGATCGCGGGCAAGGAAGGCAACCCCAATGCCAGCGCCTACAGCGCATCCAAAGCTGGGGTTATCGGTCTGACCAAATCCATCGGCAAGGAAACGGCCAACCACAACATCAGCGTCAATGCCATCACGCCAGCGGCCGCGCGCACGCGCATCTTCGATCAGATTACGCAGGAGCACATCGACTATATGCTGTCCAAGATCCCGCGCAACCGCTTCGTACGCACCGACGAGATCGCTGCCATGGTGGCCTGGCTGGTGTCCGAAGCAAACTCTTTCACGACCGGCGCTGTATTCGATCTATCTGGCGGCCGCGCCACGTACTGA
- a CDS encoding YSC84-related protein: MQKRNPVFKAAAIAIVAGSLTLTGCTTTQNTPDSASTNASTRASIDASVNATLSRLYSNVPGSRELVAKSRGVLVFPNVIQAGFFVGGQTGNGALRVGGATVGYYNTSSLSFGLQAGAQSKAVIFLFMTQDALNKFRNSDGWAAGADASVAVLKIGANGAVDTTTATSPVEVFVLTNAGLMGDVSVNGTKVTRLHL, from the coding sequence ATGCAAAAACGCAATCCCGTATTCAAAGCCGCAGCCATCGCCATCGTGGCCGGCAGCCTGACGCTGACCGGTTGCACGACGACGCAGAACACCCCCGACAGCGCCTCGACGAATGCATCGACGCGCGCCTCGATCGACGCCTCGGTCAACGCGACGCTGTCGCGCCTTTATTCGAATGTGCCTGGCTCGCGCGAGCTGGTTGCCAAGTCGCGGGGCGTACTCGTGTTTCCGAATGTGATCCAGGCAGGCTTCTTCGTGGGAGGGCAGACCGGCAATGGCGCGCTGCGCGTGGGTGGAGCGACAGTGGGCTACTACAACACGTCGTCGCTGTCGTTCGGCCTGCAGGCCGGCGCGCAATCGAAGGCGGTCATATTCCTGTTTATGACGCAGGATGCGCTGAATAAATTCCGCAATTCCGACGGCTGGGCGGCCGGCGCCGACGCATCGGTCGCTGTCCTGAAGATCGGGGCGAATGGCGCGGTCGACACGACGACGGCCACATCACCGGTCGAGGTGTTCGTGCTGACCAATGCGGGCTTGATGGGCGATGTGTCGGTCAACGGTACGAAGGTGACCAGGCTGCATCTCTGA
- a CDS encoding MFS transporter: MTREERRVIFASSLGTVFEWYDFYLYGSLAAIIAGHFFSGVNPTAGFIFALLAFAAGFAVRPFGALVFGRLGDLVGRKHTFLITILIMGASTFIVGLLPSYSSIGMAAPVLLIALRLLQGLALGGEYGGAATYVAEHAPHERRGYFTSWIQTTATLGLFLSLLVILGVRMSIGEKDFAAWGWRIPFLLSLILLAISVWIRLQLNESPTFLRMKEEGRGSKAPLTESFGEWKNCKVVILALLGLTAGQAVVWYTGQFYALFFLTQTLKVDAGAANIMIAVALLIGTPFFVVFGALSDRIGRKPVIMAGCLIAALAYFPIFKGITHYANPALEQAQASAPVTVIADPATCSFQFNPVGTSSFKSSCDIVKSFMARNSVNYRNQAAPAGTVARVKIGDAQFPSFEGSSLNATEFKAKSAELDKALTAAIRGHGYPAKADPAQSNNVMVVALLTLLVVFVTMVYGPIAAMLVEMFPTRIRYTSMSLPYHIGNGWFGGFLPPAAFAIVAATGNIYDGLWYPIIIAAVTLVIGTLFIRETKDVDINA; the protein is encoded by the coding sequence ATGACGCGCGAGGAACGCCGCGTCATCTTCGCCTCGTCACTGGGCACCGTGTTCGAGTGGTACGACTTCTATCTGTACGGCTCGCTGGCGGCCATCATCGCCGGGCACTTCTTCTCCGGCGTCAACCCCACGGCAGGATTCATCTTCGCGCTGCTGGCCTTCGCCGCCGGCTTTGCCGTGCGGCCCTTCGGCGCCCTGGTCTTCGGCCGGCTGGGCGACCTGGTCGGCCGCAAGCACACCTTTCTCATCACCATCCTGATCATGGGCGCGTCCACCTTCATCGTCGGCCTGCTGCCCAGCTACAGCAGCATCGGCATGGCGGCCCCGGTCCTGCTGATTGCCCTGCGCCTGCTGCAAGGCCTGGCGCTGGGCGGCGAGTACGGCGGCGCGGCCACCTACGTGGCCGAGCACGCGCCGCATGAGCGCCGCGGCTACTTCACCAGCTGGATCCAGACTACCGCCACGCTGGGCCTGTTCCTGTCGCTGCTGGTCATCCTGGGCGTACGCATGTCCATCGGCGAAAAGGATTTCGCCGCTTGGGGCTGGCGCATTCCCTTCCTGCTCTCCCTCATCCTGCTGGCCATCTCCGTCTGGATCAGGCTGCAGCTCAACGAGTCGCCCACGTTCCTGCGCATGAAGGAAGAAGGCAGAGGATCCAAGGCGCCGCTGACCGAATCCTTCGGTGAATGGAAGAACTGCAAGGTGGTGATCCTGGCCCTGCTGGGCCTGACCGCCGGCCAGGCCGTCGTCTGGTACACGGGCCAGTTCTACGCGCTCTTTTTCCTGACGCAGACGCTCAAGGTCGATGCCGGCGCAGCCAACATCATGATCGCCGTGGCTCTGCTCATCGGCACGCCCTTCTTCGTCGTCTTCGGCGCCCTGTCCGACCGCATAGGCCGCAAGCCCGTCATCATGGCCGGCTGCCTGATCGCGGCGCTGGCGTACTTCCCCATCTTCAAGGGCATCACGCACTACGCCAATCCGGCGCTGGAGCAGGCCCAGGCCTCCGCCCCGGTCACCGTGATCGCCGATCCGGCCACCTGCTCGTTCCAGTTCAACCCCGTGGGCACCTCGTCCTTCAAGAGTTCATGCGACATCGTCAAGTCGTTCATGGCACGCAACTCGGTCAACTACCGCAATCAGGCCGCGCCTGCCGGCACAGTGGCCCGTGTCAAGATCGGCGACGCCCAGTTCCCGTCATTTGAAGGCTCGAGCCTTAACGCCACCGAATTCAAGGCCAAGTCGGCCGAGCTGGACAAGGCGCTGACCGCGGCCATCCGCGGCCACGGCTATCCGGCCAAGGCCGATCCCGCGCAAAGCAACAACGTGATGGTGGTCGCGCTGCTGACCCTCCTGGTGGTGTTCGTGACCATGGTCTACGGTCCCATCGCCGCCATGCTGGTCGAGATGTTCCCCACCCGCATCCGCTATACCTCGATGAGTTTGCCGTATCACATCGGCAACGGTTGGTTCGGCGGATTCCTGCCGCCCGCAGCCTTCGCCATCGTGGCCGCCACGGGCAATATTTACGACGGCCTCTGGTACCCCATCATCATCGCCGCGGTGACGCTGGTGATCGGCACGCTCTTCATCCGGGAAACCAAGGACGTCGACATCAACGCCTAA
- a CDS encoding IS5 family transposase (programmed frameshift), whose protein sequence is MEITPEQFALVEHCLPKQRGNVSMTNLQVVNAMLYVAEHGCKWRGLPKRFGNWHTIYTRMRRWTQSGVLDKMFEQLQREQVVRIKIEAVSLDSTSIKVHPDGTGAPKKNGPQAIGKSRGGWNTKIDMVAADARTAITFGLSPGQAHDAPEGRRLLASLGATSRPIHLLMDRAYEGNQTRQLALDLGFIPVVPPISTRIEPWEYDREMYKRRNEVERLFRRLKGFRRIFSRFEKLDAMFLGFLSFVLVVDGLRGLC, encoded by the exons ATGGAGATCACACCTGAGCAATTTGCCCTTGTCGAACATTGTCTGCCCAAGCAGCGAGGCAACGTCAGCATGACCAATTTGCAAGTGGTCAACGCGATGCTGTACGTTGCAGAACATGGTTGCAAGTGGCGGGGCCTGCCAAAGCGGTTCGGCAACTGGCACACGATCTACACGCGCATGCGTCGCTGGACCCAGTCGGGTGTACTGGACAAGATGTTCGAGCAACTGCAGCGCGAGCAGGTTGTGCGCATCAAGATCGAGGCGGTGTCGCTGGACAGCACCAGCATCAAGGTGCATCCCGATGGGACAGGTGCGC CTAAAAAAAACGGCCCCCAGGCTATCGGCAAGTCCCGAGGCGGATGGAACACCAAGATTGATATGGTTGCCGCGGATGCTCGAACGGCCATAACGTTTGGCTTGTCCCCCGGGCAGGCGCACGATGCGCCAGAAGGTAGGCGGTTGCTCGCGAGCCTGGGCGCAACGAGTCGTCCCATTCACTTGCTGATGGACCGGGCCTATGAAGGCAACCAGACGCGTCAGCTCGCTCTGGACCTCGGTTTTATCCCAGTGGTCCCACCGATCAGCACCCGCATCGAACCCTGGGAATACGACCGAGAGATGTACAAGCGCCGCAACGAAGTCGAGCGCTTGTTTCGCCGCTTAAAAGGGTTTCGGAGGATATTTTCTCGCTTCGAAAAACTCGATGCGATGTTCCTCGGCTTTCTCAGCTTCGTGCTGGTTGTCGATGGTCTTCGTGGTTTGTGTTAA
- a CDS encoding type IV secretion system DNA-binding domain-containing protein, translating into MARESRVITVFATQSFDAIKAALGEDQTRNILHNLRTRLILGQTDPTFAAYLISQVDIEQVDANVTESTQGAALASSGRSAGDTTVAQSYSIRHAREHVVKPELIKALPVCQAFIELLDGIRVHPVQRLYGMLPQGATPAGARYADLPQGAL; encoded by the coding sequence ATGGCTCGGGAGTCGCGCGTGATCACTGTTTTCGCCACCCAGAGCTTCGACGCCATCAAGGCAGCGCTCGGCGAGGACCAGACGCGGAACATCCTCCACAACTTGCGCACCAGGTTGATTCTCGGCCAGACCGATCCGACCTTCGCCGCCTACCTCATCAGCCAAGTCGACATCGAGCAGGTCGATGCCAACGTGACTGAAAGCACACAAGGCGCGGCCCTGGCGTCATCCGGACGCTCCGCGGGAGACACCACGGTCGCACAGAGCTACAGCATTCGGCACGCCCGCGAACATGTGGTCAAGCCAGAACTCATCAAGGCTCTGCCAGTTTGCCAGGCCTTTATCGAGCTTTTGGATGGTATACGGGTCCACCCAGTCCAGCGGCTCTACGGGATGCTCCCGCAAGGGGCCACTCCAGCAGGCGCGCGATACGCGGACCTACCGCAAGGGGCACTCTAA
- a CDS encoding MFS transporter produces the protein MNASSITLGKKPKDRQDEHDIAVSISRKLNLRIVLFCFLLFIVNYLDRVNVGFAALTMNADLGFTAKEFGFGAGVFFFGYILFEIPSNMILFKVGPRVWLARIMVTWGVVSCLMATINSPTSFYIYRFLLGLAEAGFAPGVILYMTHWFPRKERGKAVAGFMLATVLSSVIGAPLSGWILTASHGWLNLAGWRWMFILEGVPSILLGLYTVFHLVDSPEKDTRWLSEQERCWLMTRLAEEKADLAQTANHNFRAIFSDPKMWVLTLIYMFNAIAVYGVVLWLPQIVKTMGGLTNFQTGLVSAIPFIFASAGLVLVSRSSDRTGERKWHTAGCLLVGGVFLFASALASSPLLAFVLLCIAAAGIWATLGVFWTLPNQLIVGAAAAGGIAMINGLAQVGGFLGPYMVGLIKSATNSFPMALLALAAGPVIAFLLCMTLRIPRD, from the coding sequence GTGAACGCTTCCTCCATCACCCTGGGTAAAAAACCCAAAGACCGGCAAGATGAACACGACATTGCCGTTAGCATCTCCCGCAAGCTCAATCTGCGCATTGTACTGTTCTGCTTTCTGCTGTTTATCGTCAACTACCTGGACCGCGTCAACGTAGGCTTCGCAGCCCTGACGATGAATGCAGACCTAGGCTTCACTGCAAAGGAGTTCGGCTTTGGCGCTGGGGTGTTCTTCTTTGGCTATATCCTGTTCGAGATCCCCAGCAACATGATCCTGTTCAAGGTCGGCCCTCGCGTATGGCTAGCCCGCATCATGGTGACCTGGGGTGTCGTGAGCTGCCTAATGGCCACCATCAACAGCCCCACGTCTTTTTATATCTACCGATTTCTGCTCGGGTTGGCCGAGGCCGGTTTCGCGCCTGGCGTCATTCTGTACATGACACATTGGTTCCCACGCAAAGAACGTGGCAAAGCCGTGGCCGGCTTCATGCTGGCTACTGTGCTGTCCTCGGTGATCGGCGCACCGTTGTCGGGTTGGATTTTAACCGCCAGCCACGGTTGGTTGAACCTTGCCGGCTGGCGGTGGATGTTCATCCTGGAAGGCGTACCGTCCATTCTGCTAGGCCTCTACACCGTCTTTCACCTTGTCGACAGCCCCGAGAAAGATACCCGCTGGCTCTCCGAGCAGGAACGGTGTTGGCTGATGACCCGCCTGGCCGAAGAAAAGGCCGACCTGGCGCAGACCGCCAATCACAACTTTCGCGCCATTTTTTCCGACCCGAAGATGTGGGTGCTAACTTTGATCTACATGTTCAATGCCATTGCCGTCTACGGCGTGGTGCTGTGGCTGCCGCAAATCGTCAAGACTATGGGTGGGTTGACCAACTTCCAGACTGGTCTGGTCTCAGCCATCCCGTTCATTTTTGCCTCTGCCGGTCTGGTGCTGGTCAGTCGCAGCTCCGACCGAACCGGCGAACGCAAATGGCATACCGCTGGTTGCCTTCTGGTCGGCGGCGTATTTCTGTTTGCCAGCGCCCTGGCCAGCTCGCCTCTCCTAGCTTTCGTGCTGCTATGCATCGCCGCTGCCGGGATCTGGGCGACGTTAGGCGTGTTCTGGACTCTGCCCAATCAGCTTATTGTTGGAGCGGCCGCCGCCGGTGGCATCGCCATGATCAATGGCCTGGCCCAGGTCGGCGGCTTTCTGGGACCCTACATGGTAGGTCTGATTAAGTCGGCCACTAACAGCTTTCCAATGGCGTTGTTAGCCTTGGCTGCCGGGCCCGTGATTGCCTTCTTGCTGTGTATGACATTACGCATTCCGCGTGACTGA
- a CDS encoding LysR family transcriptional regulator, which produces MTQLGNIESIVSRLRFRHMRVLIALHEAGSMHRAADDLSMTQPGVTKTLHEIESALGATLFERSTRGVQATAIGQRVVRYAHILYAELNQMSAEIRAVEAGQGSVVSLGAVAGAMPGIVVRAVTRVRQAHHRLMVCVKEGTSEALLADLGQGALDLAICRTSVSAHRDIFDSTPLGEEYVTVVAGPNSPLTKRPVTQLAELAAYRWIVFPSSMPLRRLLERELMEEGLDMPLYPIETASTFVTVLMLDEDPCLVGLVSRETAEFFARRGMLVILPIEIKARTEPYELVMRKGYPLTPPMRLLVEELRREMR; this is translated from the coding sequence ATGACACAGCTTGGCAATATCGAATCTATTGTTTCCCGCTTGCGTTTCAGGCACATGCGGGTGTTGATTGCCCTGCACGAGGCGGGCTCCATGCATCGGGCGGCCGATGATTTGTCCATGACCCAGCCTGGCGTTACCAAGACGCTGCACGAGATTGAGTCGGCGTTGGGGGCTACGCTGTTCGAGCGTTCGACACGCGGAGTGCAAGCTACCGCCATCGGCCAGCGTGTTGTGCGCTACGCCCACATTCTGTACGCGGAACTGAACCAGATGTCGGCCGAGATCCGAGCGGTCGAGGCTGGTCAGGGCAGTGTTGTGTCCTTAGGCGCCGTGGCCGGCGCGATGCCAGGCATCGTGGTGCGGGCCGTGACGCGCGTACGTCAGGCCCATCATCGGCTTATGGTTTGCGTTAAGGAAGGCACTAGCGAGGCTCTTCTGGCCGATCTGGGCCAGGGGGCGCTGGATCTGGCTATCTGTCGTACCTCAGTCTCGGCCCACCGAGACATTTTCGACAGTACGCCGTTGGGGGAGGAATATGTCACGGTGGTCGCTGGCCCCAATTCACCGTTGACCAAACGTCCGGTGACTCAATTGGCAGAACTCGCCGCGTATCGTTGGATCGTCTTTCCGAGCTCTATGCCGCTGCGCCGATTGCTCGAACGTGAACTGATGGAAGAGGGGCTGGACATGCCGCTCTACCCCATCGAGACGGCTTCGACCTTCGTTACCGTCTTGATGCTCGACGAGGATCCTTGTCTTGTCGGCCTGGTATCGCGCGAGACGGCTGAATTCTTTGCCCGACGTGGGATGCTGGTCATTTTGCCCATTGAGATCAAAGCCCGTACTGAACCCTACGAACTGGTCATGCGTAAGGGCTATCCGCTCACTCCACCGATGCGACTATTAGTGGAAGAACTGCGTCGCGAGATGCGGTGA
- a CDS encoding fumarylacetoacetate hydrolase family protein yields MKLLRYGPQGQEKPGLLDIGGNIRDLSGIIDDLAGTVLEPESLQHLRDIDPTSLPIVPGKPRIGPCVGHIGKFICIGLNYADHAAESGLAIPTEPVVFGKWTSAVCGPNDDVIIPRESAKTDWEVELGVVIGKPGAYINEKDALEHLAGYCVVNDVSEREYQIERGGTWDKGKGCDTFGPIGPWLVTRDEIADPHDLQMWLEVDGKRYQDGNTCTMIFKVPYLISYLSRFMSLQAGDVISTGTPPGVGLGQKPPLYLHRGQTMRLGIAGLGEQTQRTV; encoded by the coding sequence ATGAAACTGCTGCGATACGGTCCTCAAGGCCAAGAAAAACCGGGTCTGCTGGACATCGGCGGAAACATCCGCGACCTCTCCGGCATCATCGACGATCTGGCCGGTACGGTACTGGAACCGGAGTCGCTGCAGCACCTCCGTGATATCGATCCTACGTCACTGCCGATTGTCCCTGGCAAACCACGTATTGGTCCCTGCGTAGGCCACATCGGCAAGTTCATCTGTATCGGCCTGAACTATGCCGACCACGCCGCCGAATCGGGGCTGGCGATCCCGACCGAGCCGGTGGTCTTCGGCAAGTGGACCTCGGCGGTCTGCGGACCGAACGACGATGTCATTATCCCGCGTGAGTCAGCCAAAACCGACTGGGAAGTGGAGCTGGGGGTGGTCATCGGCAAGCCAGGAGCCTACATCAACGAGAAGGATGCACTGGAGCACCTGGCCGGCTATTGCGTGGTCAACGACGTTTCCGAGCGCGAATACCAGATCGAACGCGGCGGCACTTGGGACAAGGGCAAAGGTTGCGACACCTTCGGCCCCATTGGCCCCTGGCTGGTTACCCGCGATGAGATTGCCGACCCGCACGACCTGCAGATGTGGCTGGAGGTGGACGGTAAGCGTTACCAGGACGGCAATACATGCACCATGATCTTCAAGGTGCCTTACTTGATCAGTTACCTGAGCCGTTTCATGAGCCTGCAAGCAGGCGATGTCATCTCCACCGGCACGCCACCCGGCGTCGGTCTGGGCCAGAAACCACCGCTATATCTGCACCGCGGCCAGACCATGCGTCTGGGCATTGCCGGTCTGGGCGAGCAGACCCAGCGCACCGTCTGA
- a CDS encoding oxaloacetate decarboxylase, translating into MPHTSTSSGLRERIERGEFIIAPGCHDALGARILACQGFEAVYLSGNALSAGLLGSPDIGLLTQTEMAERARAVAAAVTVPLIADADTGYGNANNVARTVRLYEQAGVAALHLEDQVTPKKCGAMDALALIDADEHAEKIRAALAARSDPNLLIIGRSDARLPLGLDEAIRRGQAYAGAGADLVLLEMLQSEEEMRRALREIDAPLMFNWVDGKTPALPQQRFRELGFRILCFPISATLTYARAMQDFAQALRSGDMPASHHALTLAQYQDILGLNDYH; encoded by the coding sequence ATGCCTCATACATCCACCTCGTCCGGGCTGCGCGAACGAATTGAGCGCGGCGAGTTCATCATCGCACCAGGCTGCCACGACGCCCTGGGCGCACGCATCTTGGCGTGCCAGGGTTTCGAGGCTGTCTACCTATCTGGCAATGCTCTGTCAGCTGGTCTGCTCGGCTCGCCCGACATCGGTCTGCTGACCCAGACCGAAATGGCCGAACGCGCCCGTGCCGTGGCCGCGGCTGTGACGGTTCCCTTGATCGCCGATGCCGATACAGGCTATGGCAACGCCAACAATGTGGCCCGTACCGTACGTCTATACGAGCAGGCCGGCGTGGCCGCCCTACATCTGGAAGATCAGGTCACACCCAAGAAATGCGGTGCCATGGATGCGCTGGCATTGATCGACGCCGACGAGCATGCCGAGAAGATCCGCGCCGCACTGGCAGCCCGCAGCGACCCGAATTTGCTGATTATCGGCCGCAGCGACGCGCGCCTGCCGCTCGGACTGGACGAGGCCATCCGGCGCGGCCAGGCCTATGCGGGGGCAGGCGCCGACCTGGTGCTACTGGAGATGCTGCAATCCGAAGAGGAAATGCGCCGCGCGTTGCGCGAGATCGATGCGCCACTGATGTTCAACTGGGTCGACGGCAAGACACCCGCCCTACCCCAGCAGCGCTTTCGTGAATTGGGATTTCGCATCCTGTGCTTTCCGATATCGGCCACACTGACCTACGCCCGGGCCATGCAGGACTTTGCCCAAGCCCTGCGTAGCGGCGATATGCCTGCATCGCACCACGCCCTGACGCTGGCGCAATACCAGGACATCCTGGGACTGAACGACTATCACTGA